A genomic window from Maridesulfovibrio sp. includes:
- a CDS encoding zincin-like metallopeptidase domain-containing protein produces the protein MAKDKTHYYQRFAEEIIDKLEKGTAPWQRPWKAGEFQPAFNPVSGAVYRGINQIMLSSDGLNDPRFMTYKQAESKGWQVRKGSKSKIIVFWQMSQISVVKDEDGKPERDEEGNVKAEQIQLQKPILRFSNVFHASQIDGIPEWDGREISWNPDERAEAILENSGASISHDQRNRAFYKPSSDEIHLPPHAAFDSPDKYYSTALHELGHWTGHESRLDREFGPFGSEIYAKEELRAEIASWMTSAELGISHNPEQHASYVKSWVKVLKEDPYEIVRACQSAEKIKDYTLGLEKERAQEQTKEQGMSVSAPDKAKLEQRESKYGVPENGKTWLKVPFSEKNQAKQLGAKWDQTQKMWFAPEGEDVQKFAAWLPENKAVAQQKETPQEPRLATEKTYLNVPYREKGQAKKLGARWDKSEKLWFASSGTDLTPLAKWLPKEKVNAPQTNAVQEFTKALQEAGLDLQGQQPIMDGTLQRVPVIDGKPNSKDGAYKGFLDARPAGFIQNHKTGLKMNWKADGHELSAEEKALLKAQAAQKRIEREKALAEQREKASKRSFAKWTNAKWATKQQEYLQKKGVPAYGVKVNERGDLLVPGRDTNSHIHTLQTITPDGKLFEKGGLKAGMFHTIDPGEKIAKGGPILVAEGYATAASAHMASNMPTVVAFDASNLEPVAKALKAKYPKSSIVLVSDNDHHLEKNVGIEKAEAAAKAVGGLMTTPKFNKAEKEQGLSDFNDLHKSRGIGEVQKQMSQTIKMAKSMKAGALPLAMAM, from the coding sequence ATGGCTAAGGATAAAACGCATTACTATCAACGTTTTGCAGAAGAAATCATTGATAAACTGGAGAAAGGAACCGCGCCCTGGCAACGACCTTGGAAAGCTGGAGAATTTCAGCCGGCTTTCAACCCGGTATCCGGAGCAGTCTACCGGGGAATCAACCAGATCATGCTTAGTTCTGACGGCCTAAATGATCCCAGATTCATGACCTACAAGCAGGCTGAATCAAAGGGTTGGCAGGTTCGCAAGGGTTCAAAGTCGAAGATTATAGTCTTTTGGCAGATGTCACAGATCAGCGTTGTAAAAGACGAAGACGGTAAGCCGGAACGGGACGAAGAAGGGAACGTGAAGGCTGAACAGATCCAGCTTCAGAAACCGATCCTGCGCTTTTCCAATGTCTTCCACGCCAGCCAAATTGACGGAATCCCTGAATGGGATGGCCGGGAAATATCATGGAATCCGGACGAACGAGCTGAAGCCATCTTGGAAAATTCCGGTGCTAGCATCTCACACGATCAGCGCAACCGGGCATTCTACAAGCCTTCTTCTGATGAAATCCACCTCCCCCCGCACGCAGCCTTTGACAGTCCCGACAAATACTACAGCACTGCCCTGCATGAGCTGGGACACTGGACCGGGCATGAATCCCGACTTGATCGTGAATTTGGTCCGTTCGGTTCCGAGATCTACGCCAAGGAAGAACTGCGCGCCGAAATTGCAAGCTGGATGACCAGTGCAGAACTCGGCATCAGCCATAATCCGGAGCAACATGCCAGTTATGTAAAAAGCTGGGTCAAAGTTCTGAAGGAAGATCCTTATGAGATCGTCCGCGCCTGTCAGAGCGCGGAAAAGATTAAGGATTACACCCTCGGTCTGGAAAAAGAACGCGCTCAGGAACAAACCAAGGAGCAAGGCATGTCAGTTTCTGCCCCTGATAAGGCAAAGCTGGAACAGCGCGAATCAAAATATGGAGTTCCGGAGAACGGTAAGACATGGCTCAAGGTTCCCTTCTCTGAGAAAAATCAGGCAAAGCAGCTCGGTGCCAAATGGGACCAGACTCAAAAGATGTGGTTTGCCCCTGAAGGAGAAGACGTCCAAAAATTCGCTGCATGGCTACCGGAAAACAAAGCCGTTGCGCAGCAAAAGGAAACACCGCAGGAACCCCGACTTGCCACAGAAAAGACCTATCTCAATGTTCCATATCGTGAAAAAGGACAGGCCAAGAAGCTCGGCGCACGCTGGGATAAATCCGAGAAGCTGTGGTTTGCAAGCTCCGGAACAGACCTCACGCCGCTGGCTAAATGGTTGCCCAAAGAAAAGGTCAATGCCCCGCAAACAAACGCGGTGCAGGAATTCACCAAGGCATTGCAGGAAGCCGGTCTCGATCTTCAAGGCCAGCAGCCGATCATGGACGGAACGCTCCAGCGCGTGCCGGTCATCGATGGCAAGCCCAATTCAAAAGACGGCGCATACAAAGGATTTCTGGATGCCCGCCCCGCCGGATTCATTCAGAATCACAAAACCGGGCTGAAAATGAATTGGAAAGCTGATGGCCATGAACTGAGCGCGGAAGAAAAAGCCCTACTCAAGGCGCAAGCCGCCCAAAAAAGAATTGAACGCGAAAAGGCCCTCGCCGAACAGCGCGAGAAGGCTTCAAAACGTTCTTTCGCCAAGTGGACCAACGCTAAGTGGGCCACCAAGCAGCAGGAATACCTCCAGAAAAAAGGTGTGCCGGCATACGGGGTCAAGGTCAATGAACGCGGAGATCTGCTTGTACCGGGACGCGATACGAACAGCCATATCCACACCCTACAAACCATCACTCCGGACGGAAAGCTCTTTGAAAAAGGCGGTCTGAAGGCGGGAATGTTCCACACAATTGATCCCGGAGAAAAGATCGCCAAAGGCGGGCCGATCCTCGTTGCCGAGGGTTACGCCACTGCGGCCAGTGCGCATATGGCAAGCAACATGCCCACTGTTGTGGCTTTTGATGCTTCCAATCTTGAGCCGGTCGCCAAAGCTTTGAAGGCCAAATATCCTAAAAGCTCCATAGTGCTGGTCAGTGACAACGATCATCACCTCGAAAAGAATGTCGGGATTGAAAAAGCCGAAGCAGCAGCCAAAGCTGTAGGCGGTCTGATGACAACACCCAAGTTCAATAAAGCAGAAAAAGAGCAAGGCCTCTCCGACTTCAATGATCTGCACAAATCGCGCGGAATCGGCGAAGTGCAAAAGCAAATGTCCCAGACCATCAAAATGGCAAAATCCATGAAGGCAGGAGCACTGCCACTGGCTATGGCAATGTAA
- a CDS encoding Rha family transcriptional regulator, with the protein MSKKDSENKEMQVVVELVMENNQPMVSSVMVAERFEKQHKDVLKAIRNLEIPDEFSERNFAPTSIDVAQPNGGTRKERSFNMTRDGFSLLAMGFTGHKAMEWKIKFLEAFNAMEARLTIPPAEGKLLYKKAKPEAVRAFEGVARYWCFLEGISWEQGKRQIEGVVRVPDLYEMDALAMESAWTYLRMCMRIVPPKMRGKDICSKKELSPVNGLLDYWAYCGKSSRDELLGILCEDMCIDSLECLPKSYVPHAVSIIWEGINNESGRNHAQQEASY; encoded by the coding sequence ATGAGTAAAAAAGATAGTGAAAACAAGGAAATGCAAGTTGTTGTAGAGTTGGTAATGGAAAACAACCAGCCGATGGTTTCATCAGTGATGGTAGCTGAGCGTTTTGAAAAACAGCATAAGGATGTTTTAAAAGCTATCCGTAATCTTGAAATTCCAGATGAATTTAGTGAGCGCAATTTTGCGCCCACATCAATTGACGTTGCCCAGCCTAATGGCGGAACACGAAAAGAACGATCTTTCAACATGACTCGTGACGGCTTTTCGCTTCTTGCTATGGGCTTTACTGGCCATAAGGCAATGGAGTGGAAAATCAAGTTTCTTGAAGCATTCAATGCCATGGAAGCCAGGCTGACTATTCCGCCGGCGGAGGGAAAGCTTCTGTACAAGAAAGCAAAGCCGGAGGCTGTGAGGGCGTTTGAAGGTGTCGCCCGCTACTGGTGCTTTCTGGAAGGCATCAGCTGGGAACAGGGCAAACGGCAGATCGAAGGGGTGGTCCGGGTTCCAGATCTTTATGAAATGGATGCATTGGCCATGGAAAGCGCATGGACTTATCTCAGGATGTGCATGCGCATTGTTCCGCCTAAAATGCGCGGTAAGGACATCTGCTCGAAGAAGGAGTTGTCTCCGGTCAATGGTTTGCTTGATTACTGGGCTTATTGCGGTAAGTCCTCCCGTGACGAGCTGCTTGGGATTTTGTGCGAGGACATGTGCATTGATTCATTGGAGTGTTTGCCCAAATCGTACGTTCCTCATGCGGTCAGCATTATCTGGGAAGGCATTAACAATGAATCCGGTAGAAATCATGCCCAGCAAGAAGCAAGTTATTAA
- a CDS encoding type II toxin-antitoxin system RelE/ParE family toxin, whose product MIKTFKHKGLEKFYRSGSTSGIQAKHSKRLRIQLSVIDTAQEAEDVNLPGFRLHKLKGSRADLWSITVNGNWRLTFEFRDGNAYILNYEDYH is encoded by the coding sequence ATGATTAAAACATTTAAACACAAAGGTCTGGAAAAATTTTATCGATCCGGTTCAACATCTGGGATACAGGCCAAGCATTCCAAGCGGTTAAGAATCCAGCTTTCCGTCATCGATACGGCTCAGGAAGCTGAAGATGTCAATCTTCCCGGATTCAGACTGCATAAACTCAAAGGTAGCCGGGCAGACCTCTGGTCAATAACTGTTAACGGCAATTGGCGGCTGACATTTGAGTTCCGCGATGGAAATGCCTACATTTTAAACTACGAGGATTACCACTAA
- a CDS encoding conjugal transfer protein TraJ, with protein sequence MNPVEIMPSKKQVIKTYVSDEEYKQIRETAQQCSLSLSAFAKAVCLGHEIKSRTDQQARRELLKLNADQGRLGGLLKMWILDDDQHRTDVEALLEDLRRLQKEIVQKVRTI encoded by the coding sequence ATGAATCCGGTAGAAATCATGCCCAGCAAGAAGCAAGTTATTAAAACCTACGTTTCCGACGAGGAATACAAACAGATCCGCGAGACTGCGCAGCAGTGCAGTCTTTCGCTGTCTGCCTTTGCCAAGGCCGTTTGTCTGGGACATGAAATTAAGAGCCGTACTGACCAGCAGGCCCGCCGGGAGCTTCTAAAGCTTAATGCCGATCAGGGGCGTTTGGGTGGTCTGCTCAAAATGTGGATTCTTGATGATGACCAGCACCGGACAGATGTTGAAGCTTTGCTGGAAGATCTCCGTCGACTTCAGAAAGAAATAGTTCAGAAGGTCCGAACCATATGA
- a CDS encoding DNA topoisomerase, giving the protein MRLFIAEKKDVALAISQALGGPDKPTGAAFNVNGDRITWLWGHVLRLTDPEEHDERYKLWDLKSLPMKWPVTYAPEPRHADHLKKIIALAHQAGELINAGDPDPEGQRLVDEVIEFAGLLEKPTRRLLINDNNGSAILKALKNMESNSKFHGLSMSALARAVCDQRYGYNLTRCYSTLAQKRGYQGVLSVGRVQTPILGLVVARDRAHEGHEKQAYHTVKAQIDMPGQLVEAEYIPADDAPVDEKGRIADAVFGKKIANEVQGKPATVLSVQTSERKNDPPLPYNLLALQADAAGLWNYKPKKVLEITQRLRDQHKAITYNRSDCRYLNDERHEEAAELLQALTPAFGDMAEYAAPERKSKAFNSKKVTAHHAIIPTMNVPQLDKLNEDERRIYDLIVKLYIAQFYPPAEFETTKVELEIAGHRFKAEGRLNNSPGWRLIDEQYLNEYDKAEKMTQLHKLQQNDSGTVESAESVRSFTKPPALYTMKTLLKDLTAVAKYVTDPEIKKLFMDKDSDKQDESGGIGTPATRDSHIETLFRRGFVMEKDKKVISTELGREFHDALPDFAVKPDMTALWHEKQKQIEAGQLNYLQLMDEVDESVAQEIERVKREGLNIKSNAVQCPKCKTGYLKPRKGKTKFWGCSNYPDCNATFPNKAGKPDLKAKPAQKLEASTEHKCPDCGKGLIRRPAKRKGLFWWGCSGFPDCKFRCFDEKGKPKLES; this is encoded by the coding sequence ATGCGTCTATTCATCGCAGAAAAAAAAGATGTGGCCTTAGCCATATCACAAGCTCTCGGCGGACCGGATAAGCCGACCGGAGCTGCCTTCAATGTAAACGGAGACCGTATCACATGGCTCTGGGGTCATGTGCTGCGGTTGACTGATCCGGAAGAACACGACGAGCGTTACAAGCTCTGGGATCTGAAGAGTCTGCCTATGAAATGGCCGGTGACCTACGCCCCGGAACCAAGGCATGCCGACCATCTCAAAAAGATCATCGCTCTCGCCCATCAGGCCGGCGAACTGATCAATGCCGGAGACCCGGACCCGGAAGGTCAACGGCTGGTCGATGAAGTTATCGAGTTTGCAGGTCTGCTGGAAAAACCGACCAGAAGGCTGCTGATCAACGACAACAACGGATCTGCCATCCTCAAAGCTCTTAAGAACATGGAAAGCAACAGTAAGTTCCATGGTCTGTCCATGTCAGCGCTGGCCCGGGCAGTATGCGACCAGCGGTATGGCTACAACCTGACCCGCTGCTATTCCACGCTGGCCCAGAAAAGAGGCTATCAGGGCGTACTTTCGGTTGGTCGGGTCCAGACTCCCATCCTCGGTCTGGTCGTCGCACGTGACCGCGCCCATGAAGGACACGAAAAGCAGGCATATCATACGGTCAAAGCACAGATTGATATGCCGGGCCAGTTGGTTGAAGCCGAATACATTCCCGCCGACGATGCACCGGTGGATGAAAAAGGCCGGATTGCGGATGCGGTATTTGGGAAAAAGATTGCGAATGAGGTTCAAGGGAAGCCGGCCACGGTTCTTTCCGTGCAGACTTCCGAGCGCAAGAACGATCCTCCCCTGCCCTACAACCTGCTTGCATTGCAGGCCGATGCCGCCGGACTCTGGAACTACAAACCCAAGAAGGTGCTGGAGATCACCCAGCGGCTGCGCGACCAGCATAAAGCGATCACCTACAACCGCAGTGATTGCCGTTACCTCAACGATGAACGGCACGAAGAAGCAGCGGAGCTTTTGCAAGCTCTAACCCCGGCTTTCGGGGATATGGCCGAATACGCCGCCCCGGAGCGCAAATCAAAAGCGTTCAATTCGAAAAAAGTCACCGCACACCACGCCATCATCCCGACCATGAATGTTCCGCAATTGGATAAACTGAACGAAGACGAACGGCGCATTTATGACCTCATCGTAAAGCTCTACATTGCTCAGTTTTATCCCCCGGCAGAATTTGAGACCACAAAAGTGGAACTGGAAATCGCCGGTCACAGATTCAAGGCGGAAGGCAGACTTAACAACTCACCGGGCTGGCGGCTGATCGATGAGCAGTATCTCAACGAATACGATAAGGCTGAGAAAATGACTCAGTTGCACAAGCTCCAGCAGAATGATTCAGGCACGGTGGAATCCGCCGAGTCAGTGAGGTCATTCACCAAGCCCCCGGCGCTCTACACCATGAAAACACTGCTTAAGGATTTAACCGCAGTCGCTAAGTATGTAACCGACCCTGAAATCAAGAAGCTGTTCATGGACAAGGATAGTGACAAGCAGGACGAGTCCGGTGGAATCGGAACTCCGGCCACACGAGATTCCCATATTGAAACGCTCTTCAGACGTGGCTTTGTCATGGAGAAGGACAAGAAGGTCATCAGCACTGAGCTTGGCCGGGAATTTCATGATGCCCTACCGGATTTCGCCGTTAAGCCGGACATGACCGCCCTCTGGCATGAAAAGCAGAAACAGATTGAAGCCGGGCAGCTGAACTATCTCCAGCTCATGGATGAAGTTGATGAATCGGTCGCACAGGAGATCGAGCGCGTTAAACGTGAAGGCCTGAACATCAAAAGCAATGCGGTGCAATGCCCCAAATGCAAAACCGGATACCTGAAACCCCGCAAAGGTAAGACAAAATTCTGGGGCTGCTCCAACTATCCTGATTGCAACGCCACCTTTCCCAACAAAGCCGGCAAACCGGATCTCAAGGCCAAGCCAGCCCAAAAACTTGAAGCATCTACGGAACACAAATGCCCGGATTGCGGCAAAGGTTTAATACGCAGACCTGCCAAGCGCAAAGGATTGTTCTGGTGGGGGTGCAGCGGGTTCCCGGACTGCAAATTCCGCTGCTTTGATGAGAAAGGAAAACCGAAACTGGAAAGCTAA
- a CDS encoding HigA family addiction module antitoxin, producing the protein MTMYNPPHPGELISSVYMEEYNLSCRKLAMKLGVAPSTLARVLNAKSAVSPEMALRLSKVLGRTPESWLAMQANYDLGKVRSQVDLSGVTPVERGAVM; encoded by the coding sequence ATGACTATGTACAATCCCCCGCACCCCGGTGAGCTTATCAGCTCCGTATACATGGAAGAATACAATCTCAGCTGCCGCAAGCTGGCAATGAAACTTGGCGTGGCTCCCTCCACTCTCGCCCGTGTTCTGAACGCCAAGAGCGCGGTATCCCCCGAAATGGCCCTGCGCCTTTCAAAGGTTCTCGGACGTACCCCTGAAAGCTGGCTGGCCATGCAGGCAAACTATGATCTTGGCAAAGTGCGTAGTCAGGTTGATCTCTCCGGAGTTACTCCTGTAGAACGCGGGGCAGTGATGTGA
- the traF gene encoding conjugative transfer signal peptidase TraF has translation MKKVLLILFFLHALGVVYLLHGLGYRINLTDSMPHGIYQIVPGKPDRGDLITFSLAEDNPYYQISLERHYLGLNGNRPLLKILAGLPGDSIEITDNGVHINSELLPLTQAKICDGRGRQLPIFLKSTVIPSAKGLALSTYTENSFDGRYFGLVDMDQVRRVIPILTFRLLKNSDLLRCCEKSKPSRMSNTHRPCIFLAPCISPFLNSLFNLE, from the coding sequence ATGAAAAAAGTGCTGCTGATCCTTTTCTTTCTTCATGCACTGGGAGTCGTCTACCTGCTGCATGGTCTGGGATATCGGATAAATCTTACCGATTCAATGCCCCATGGAATTTACCAGATTGTACCCGGCAAACCCGATCGCGGAGATCTGATCACCTTCAGTCTTGCTGAAGATAATCCCTATTACCAAATTTCCCTTGAGCGGCACTATCTGGGCCTGAACGGAAACAGACCGCTGCTTAAAATTCTGGCAGGCCTGCCCGGTGATTCCATTGAAATAACCGACAACGGTGTTCACATAAATTCCGAACTGCTTCCGCTCACGCAAGCCAAGATCTGCGACGGCCGTGGTAGGCAACTTCCAATTTTTCTGAAATCCACTGTTATCCCCTCTGCCAAAGGTCTGGCTCTGTCCACATACACCGAAAACAGCTTTGATGGCCGTTACTTCGGACTGGTGGACATGGATCAGGTGCGGAGGGTCATACCCATTCTAACCTTCAGGCTGTTGAAAAACAGCGATCTGCTGCGTTGCTGCGAAAAATCCAAACCCTCGCGTATGTCAAATACGCATCGGCCTTGTATTTTTCTTGCGCCTTGCATCTCACCATTTTTGAACAGCCTGTTTAACTTGGAGTAA
- a CDS encoding XRE family transcriptional regulator: MSKNDHTNSLQNPAYAIKDGHELVLCDECGEELVFSMQDNYHQFALGLRTVLYCLRVAEVEGNIPPLPEDWWLDVEFRHSLDNIFKNYPKRE, from the coding sequence ATGAGTAAGAACGATCACACCAATTCACTGCAAAACCCGGCATACGCCATAAAAGATGGTCATGAACTAGTCCTATGTGATGAATGCGGTGAAGAACTTGTTTTTTCTATGCAGGATAACTACCATCAATTTGCACTAGGACTTCGCACAGTCCTGTATTGTCTGCGTGTGGCAGAAGTAGAAGGCAACATTCCACCGCTCCCGGAAGATTGGTGGTTAGATGTTGAGTTCAGACACTCTCTGGACAACATTTTCAAGAACTATCCTAAGCGAGAATAG
- the traI gene encoding TraI/MobA(P) family conjugative relaxase, with protein MISRRISCKPQNDNYRRLADYIADAKHKGEKTLMSWCAGCWAGEDYELAIQEVLDTQDLNQRTGKEKTYHLIVSFRPEDESVLTEKDFKEIEQEFSKALGFEEHQRHCGVHKNTNNIHMHIAYNMIHPEKLTRHEPYRDFYKRDRLHRELELKFGLKFDNGRKKDQEPKRSNDRAATYEAHSGQQSFDSYVKERKDFILKSLDKAQNWHQFHMSLAEIGIEVRLRGNGCSIKDRHSKIAIKASRLDRNFTKSKLEAQLGNYQLSKGIVVSEKDRYVSRPLHKHQGELYAEYRAAVGGRKKAYEDLREEQDGRWKQTSSYWDGKIKALKDDKKLRIKDRSRLIALAAGRKTEAIEALKKEMSGKRAELRQQIPFNRWNDFLKWKAESGDEIALKVLRSKKEPIQSNPAPIIDSQATKVSDMKIKQSQFRSDSSLAWKDKRKLLSISKMLQLQAEEAKRTDDPRKRNLDNMTWRVDSSGNVLYTLKNGSMVKDNGDKIFFSVNDPAAAQVAQGFARMMFGRNVKVLGNEIGRRGQMRGRG; from the coding sequence ATGATCAGTCGTAGAATTTCCTGTAAGCCTCAAAATGATAATTATCGGCGGTTGGCCGATTACATTGCCGATGCCAAGCACAAGGGCGAAAAGACCTTGATGTCTTGGTGCGCAGGCTGCTGGGCCGGTGAAGATTACGAGCTGGCTATTCAGGAAGTTCTCGACACTCAGGATTTGAATCAGCGCACCGGCAAGGAGAAGACCTATCATCTGATCGTTTCCTTTAGGCCGGAAGATGAGTCTGTCCTCACGGAGAAGGATTTTAAAGAGATTGAGCAGGAGTTCTCCAAGGCCTTGGGTTTTGAAGAGCACCAGCGGCATTGTGGTGTCCACAAAAATACCAACAACATCCATATGCACATTGCATATAATATGATTCATCCGGAGAAGCTGACCCGCCACGAGCCTTACCGGGATTTCTACAAGCGGGATCGGCTGCACCGTGAGCTGGAGCTGAAGTTTGGCCTGAAGTTCGATAACGGCAGGAAGAAGGATCAGGAGCCGAAGCGCAGCAATGACCGGGCAGCGACTTATGAAGCTCACTCCGGCCAGCAGTCTTTTGATTCCTATGTGAAGGAACGCAAGGATTTTATCTTGAAGTCACTGGATAAGGCGCAGAACTGGCATCAATTCCATATGTCTCTTGCAGAGATTGGGATCGAAGTTCGTTTGCGCGGGAACGGATGCAGTATCAAGGATCGTCATTCCAAGATAGCCATCAAAGCCAGTCGGCTTGACCGAAATTTTACCAAGTCTAAACTTGAGGCCCAGCTTGGGAACTATCAGTTGTCCAAGGGGATTGTGGTCAGCGAGAAGGATAGGTACGTTTCCCGACCGCTGCATAAGCATCAGGGTGAGCTTTATGCTGAATATCGTGCTGCTGTTGGCGGGAGGAAAAAGGCTTATGAGGATTTACGCGAAGAGCAGGATGGCCGTTGGAAGCAGACCAGCTCTTATTGGGATGGCAAGATTAAGGCTCTTAAGGACGATAAAAAACTCAGGATCAAAGACCGCAGCCGCTTGATTGCTCTCGCTGCCGGCAGAAAGACAGAGGCTATTGAAGCTCTCAAAAAGGAAATGTCCGGAAAGCGCGCGGAGCTGCGTCAGCAGATCCCGTTCAACCGCTGGAATGATTTTCTGAAATGGAAGGCTGAGAGCGGTGATGAAATAGCCCTGAAGGTCCTGCGGTCGAAAAAAGAACCGATTCAGAGTAATCCAGCTCCTATTATCGATAGCCAGGCAACGAAAGTCTCTGATATGAAGATCAAGCAAAGTCAGTTTAGATCAGATTCAAGCCTAGCTTGGAAGGATAAGCGTAAGCTGTTGTCCATTTCCAAGATGCTCCAGTTGCAGGCTGAAGAAGCTAAGCGCACTGACGATCCCAGAAAGCGCAATCTTGATAATATGACTTGGCGCGTAGATTCCTCTGGAAACGTACTTTATACCTTGAAGAATGGTTCCATGGTCAAAGATAATGGAGATAAAATTTTCTTCAGCGTGAATGATCCTGCGGCCGCGCAGGTCGCGCAGGGATTTGCGCGGATGATGTTTGGGCGAAATGTTAAGGTTTTGGGGAATGAGATTGGTAGAAGAGGACAAATGCGTGGAAGAGGCTAG